AAGGCACTCCCCTCCTCGCCAAAGAGGAGATGGCCGAGGAGGGGAACCTTATGAAGCTTGAGACCACGGATTACTTTATCCGATGGAGTCCGTGGAGATGCGACGCACCCGGCTCCCTTTCATTCCTTTTCGTGGGGCTCGTCCCACTCTTCCGACCCGCCAAATTGCCTGGCCAGACGCTCGAGTCTCGCCTCGGTCTCCTTGAGCCGCCGCCTCGCCTTCAGCGTCTGGGGAAGGCTGACAAGGGTGGCCAACAGGGCTCCCAATCCCACAGAGATCAAGATCACCACGACCACCGAGCTCTGGAAGGTCCACACGAGGAAATGAACCGTGACCTCCTCGGCATTCTGGACCGCAAAGATCGCGACAACGGTGGCCAGCAGTAAAGCCATGATCAAGTAAAATTGCTTCATGGCGGGATCATAGCGAGGGTTCCGGTGCAAG
The window above is part of the Candidatus Methylomirabilota bacterium genome. Proteins encoded here:
- a CDS encoding LapA family protein, whose amino-acid sequence is MKQFYLIMALLLATVVAIFAVQNAEEVTVHFLVWTFQSSVVVVILISVGLGALLATLVSLPQTLKARRRLKETEARLERLARQFGGSEEWDEPHEKE